The nucleotide sequence attcatcataattttttaatatgttgAACGAATAAAAATTAATCATGACccgtatttattatattataattatatataattataatatgaaaaaaatcatTTGATATTATTTTGTCTTTAATATCTAAATGAGAATGATCTATACATTTTGTAATCTGAAAAAATTGTAATTTTGTAAAACGTAGATAAAAGATGTATATTAAAATGACACATAGAAACATGAAATATAACCCAACAAGTGCCACGTATATATGAACATAAAAAGGATCGTAGTGTACATTTGCATTTTACGTATACGTACGTAATGCCATAAACAGCTACAATTAGCGTGAAACCGCCGTTGGAGGGTATTTAGGTGATTTTACTTTTGTAAGACCGAACGCGAACCCTAACCCTCGATGCTTCTTCCTTCTCTATATATATCCTCCCACCAATGTCGTCTCCTCCCATTCATGGAGCGCCGGGAATCATcgatccctcttcctcttctttctccgtTTCTCCGATTTCTTTCTGAAATTAGAGGCTATGATGACCAAAATCTACCTATTTTATGAGAGGGCTAATCTCCTCTCTGATTAAGGTACATTCCAATGGATCCTTCTGAGCCTCCGCCGCTTTCTTGATCTGCTATTTGTGCCCGCCGGTAAGCCTCGGCCCTTATTCTTACTTCATTTCTCCGTCCTGTTTCCGATATCAGAGGCTGTGATGCCCAAAATCTACCTATTTTATGAGAGGGCTAATCTCCTCTCTGATTAAGGTACATTCCAATGGATCCTTCTGAGCCTTCTCTACTTTCTTATTTTTCTCCGatttgatcaagatagatctgtgCTACTGGCCGTTGGCGTGATGATCCCTTTCTAGGAATGCAACACATGTCGAATAAATAAATCAGACTACAATTATCTGATCAACGGCGACATCGATTTTGTTTCCGATCGCGTCTTTTGTTGCTTCGAATCGCACTTGTTTTCTTGTTTCGTTTTCGGTTTCTTTTCTCTAAGACAACAATGCAAGTCTGTGAAATCGAGTAGTACCTGTGCACGATAAGCCGATGCTCCGGACTCCTAAGGGAAGAAGGAAGGTAGCATGGTAGGGTGCACAGAGAGGAAAGAACGGGTCATCATGTCTGCTCTCGTTGACGCCTTCGGGCATTGATCCTGCGGGCCTGGATTCGACCCACAATCAATCccattcttgtttcttctctgttCTCTTTCCTTCTGCTTCTCCTTGTATTTTTTTTGCCATTCGATGCAGTTTGCTTCGTATCATATATCAGACGGCGTAATGGAATTGTGATACGTAGTGgtaattttctatttttcttgatGCTTGGGCTTTAAAAGTAGTTTTTCTATCGCTTATAAAAAGATTTATTATGATGTTTTACTTATTTCTGCTCTTATAAATTTGCCATTCATATGCCTtttgggaatatatatatatatatatatatatatatattctcattcaTTCATTCTTTGTCTAACCCAATCCAACGGCAGCGAGAGCATGATTCTGTTCCAACCACTACAATCATGCACCTAACAACTAAACCCGCACGTCTTGAACTGGTTCTTCACCTCCTCCGTTATATAATGAAACCAAAAGTGAACCAGTAATCATGCTGGACATCCATGGAGGAATCGGGCAAGAAGCACTTCATCCTCGTGCATGGGATCTGCCAAGGCGCATGGTGCTGGTACAAGCTCATTACCCTTCTCAGGGCAGCCGGCCATTTCGTCATCGCCGTCGACCTCGGCGCCACCGGGGTGGACCCACAGAGGCTCGACGAGCTCAGCTCCATGGACGACTACGCCCGCCCGCTGTTCCACGCCATCGCCTCCCTTCCGGCTCACCAGAAGCTGGTCCTCGTCGGCCACAGCTTCGGCGGAGCCAGTGTCTCCCTTGCGATGGAGAAGTTCCCCGACAAGATCTCCGTCGCCGTCTTCGTCACCGCCGTCATGCCGAGCACCACCGTTGCCATGGCTGCCCTCACGGACGAGGTATAAGGGACATGATTCCGGGCTATATCGCTGGATTCACTCATCAGTGGTTCTATTTTTCGGTGATCGCTAGTTCTTCAAGGGGCATCCAGCTGAAGCCTACCTGGATTCGAAGGTCTCGATCAGCTCAGATCCCCAGAACCCTTCGAGCAGGATAGAGTTCGGCCCCGAGTACATGTCGAACAGACTGTACCAGCTCAGCCCAGCTGAGGTACGCATACAAAGTGCTCGACGAAAACACCAGACTTTGAATCCTCTCCACTCTTCTCGTGCATGCTGATCTTTCCAGGACCTGACGCTGGGGACGTTGCTCGTGAGGCCAGGGAGTTGGTTTTTGGGCGATCTGCTACGCGATGGAATTGTCACGGAGGAGAAGTACGGGTCGGTGAGAAGGGTGTTCATCGTGTGCAAGGAGGACTTGGCCATGGCCGAGGGCTACCAGCGTTGGATGATAGAAGCCAGCCCGGGGGCGGAAGTGGAGGAGATCGAAGGTGCCGATCATATGGTGATGCTCTCCAAGCCGGCGGATCTGTGCAAACTCCTCCTCGAGATTGCCGCAAGATATTGATGTCAAAGGCACATACGTGTCGGTCGAGCTATGTAGTTTCTGGAACATGAACGATAAATAAAATACAATAAATATTTGCCATCTAAAAACCATGTTAGAAATGAATAAACTAATTTACACGGTGGATGGGTTCAAGTATTTTCTATTATGAAGTTAAGAGATTCACTTGGTCCGAATAATTGGATAAATGGgatgaagaacaaaaaaaagagaataatttaaggatatatatatatatatatatatatatatatatatatatataaaatttaaagaaaTTGCATGGTGAATTCAAATTGGAATGGGATTTGGGCGAGGGTTGTGTAATTAAAAAACACAAATAAAATCAAAGTGTGATGTGTGACAAGAgtctaattaaaatttttattataaaaaaaaacaccTACAGTACACTTGAGAGCTGTCACTTAAGATGTCAAAATGGAGACTGCTTGCATGCTCTACATTATTAGTTGTGTCATGGTCATGGTTATGGTTTTGGGtttgaacataaaataaaatgtttTGGTTGTATTCATAAAAGTCTAGTGACGTTCCCACTCCTCTCTCTTTCATGCCTTGTCCAGTTGCCGAGGGCCCATCTAACAggcattttcttttgttttctttgacTCGAATGCAGagttcttcctccttcatgccttGTCCAGTTGCCGTGGGCCCATTTTCGTTGACTTTTACTACTCCCTCCTCCATGCCTTATCCAGTTGCCGTGGGCATATCTAACATgtgttttttgttttcttattcttgtgTTTCTTTGGCTTGGGAAGAAGGCAAGTGTTCGCTACTTGAATTCTCCGCTAACATCAAATAGGATGGCGTGTTACTCTAATAAGTGATcttggactctctctctctctctctctctctctctcataattgtctatttaatttttttgtcTGAAAACTCGAGATCCAAAATGTTTGATTTGTAAAGATTAGCAGAGGTGAAGAATGAAAATGTTTTCATGAGAGAGAAAACAGAAACAGTGTCACCAAATATTCTCTAGTTTGAAGTTTTTGTTTCAGAAAGggaaataaatgaaaaaggcgTATGCTATCAATGAATGCCCCTATTTTAAGTGATTTGTCCACTTTATTCCTAATATTTACTAATAATCCATctttcaaatgaaaaaaaaacaacCATAATACTTAAATAAATTTATTCTCAGACGAAACTAATGATAACTTAACAGCATTTATCGAAGCAGCAAATATGGCAAATTCATCAACCTTATTGTTTACACGAAGACTAAACCATAAAGATCGaaacataataaataatgataCCTCATTCACCCAATTCATATCTAGCCGAATCAGCAATGAAAAGAAAATACTTCATCATGTCAAAATCCAGCAAAATCCATCTGCAGATGGTAACATGGAAATGACAGGGAAAACTGAAAGATGGGAGTTTCTTACCTTAAAACAGGAAAATCTTGAGCAAATAGATAGAAACTCCAAGTCTAATGAAGTGTAGAAAAATTATTAGGTCAGGCACAACCAAAGCACAATGCTCATTCCTCGTCGTCCTCGTCGCCGTCACCTCCAGCTGCCTTCTTTGCAGCAGCCTTCTGGTTCTTTCTCTTCACCCTTCCCGGGCGACCTCCACCGAATGGACTTGTCAGCGAGAAATCAATGTGCTTTGCAGAATCCACTCTGACCATGAATGATGGGATGTTGACCACTTGCCTTCCGACTCTGTAAGCAGGATCAAATGAACACAAACTTAGATGATGCAAAATTATACGTATACCTATATTAAATGAACACAAACTCAGActattgccaagccatttgtctaCACAAAGGATTCTTCAAATAGGGAACATGTGGAGGCATTTTCAAGTCAATAGGAATTACCATTAAAAAAAAGTCATCGTGTAACCACAAAAGTAATTGAATCTTAGAACGAGAGAAGACAAAGTTGAACCATAATAGATACAGAAAACTAACCGGATTTAGATTCAGAAGTGAAACACTAGTCTCGAATCCCTTACCCACTGGATACTAGATGAGCACATCTAAGTTTAGCTTGGCTCTACAGGTGTCATGACAAATAAAATATAGGTGATGCAAGATGTAATATAAACAAAAGCAGTTTCACCACAAAATTTGAAACATGAGGTGATTGACATTCCGCTATATTCTCTCCCTCTCTACAACTACCTAATATACCTTGTGACTGGAAAAACTTTAAAGAGATAAAAGGAAATAAAAAGTTGCTTTTGTGCATGCACTCAAACATGTCTGAGAGTCTTGCAGATGTTTTCATAAGCATGAACTTGAAACTATCTTCAAGATTCTTAAAAAAACAAAGGTGGTACTAAAATCAATTGAAATAACCTTGCAGGATTACACAGTCAGACCAGTCTTGCATTTGAATCTCATCAGCCAGGTACACAAACAGTAACATTCACCAAATAACGAATCATAAATCCACTAAGCAATATTGATTTTAACCCCAATTGAGGAATGCATTGCGCCAATGACAAGCTCAATGGTCCGTACAGATGATCAAATCAGGTCATTTTCTAAGCCCTTTTAATCAGATTTTAAAAAAGGGTTTAGGTAGAATGCAGTGAGTTAGGTCAGATAGTCTCAAGAAAATGGGGATATATAGTGTTAACTAGCTCTCAAGTCAAATACAACTATGAAAATTCAAACTTAAGTTGCACCCATGGCGGTAATATCTGCACTGAAAGAAAAAAGGAATCAGAAGAGGCAAAGCAAGAAGACAATGACAAGGTATAACGGCCTAACAAACATTAATATTTAATTGTAGTAAaacaaaatatttgattttcaCCTACCTTGATTTGGATCAACAGAAGCTGAACAAGATAGGGTGAGCCTATAAAGTTGTTTGATTATTGAGCCAAACCCATCAAAACTATCTCAATCCACTGGAACTTGTGAAACTAAATCTGAAACAAGGCAAGCTGCAAAACCTCCAAATCGATGAAAGTTTCAAATTATAGAGACTACCAAACTGCAACTCTTTTTATGTGGCTAATGCTGAAAACAAACTGAAATGTACACAAAGGGCTAACATCCCATTTTATACTTCATTACCTACCTCTTTGTAAAATGTATTAAACCATCCCTAGTTCCATTTGAATGAGAAAGAAATGCTTTAGGATTTAGCTAGCGGGCTCCTCTTTTGTAGGAACTGAACAACTTTCAAACTCTTACAATCACAAAATAATGAGAAATatcacaaaaaacaaaaaaaatttaaaaatcttgAATTACAGAATTAAAGGCTGAATTTAGGCTCAAACTTGAGCAGATGTAGTTCCAACACACAAATAGCATGATCTTGTTGCTCGACTTAAGAATTCATGGAAAATATTCAAAGTAGGATGTTATGTTCATTAAACTTCTTTGATGATAAGAAAACATTCGACGCCCAGCTACTAACGCAACATGCAGATTATTTTCCAGCAAATACAAACCACGAATCCGAACTAAAATAGATACATAATTGGAAAAAAATATGATACAGTAATCAAACAAGAATTTTTAAGCATCTGAAATAATTGTTACAAGAAAGGATTTAGACACGATTTATGCTATCAATGGGTTCATTACTTCATACATTCTGTCATCTCTACTTCAAGAACAAGAACAAATTGAATAGCAATAACTTTTAGAACcagaaaattaaataattaatggCAAAATGAGAAGAACAAGAAAGCAAAAAGTAGCATCAAACAAGAAAATTCACACTTTCAAAGCATGCATGGGAAGCAAATAAACATAATAATCCCATATTTAATTGTATACCAAGAAAAACACATTTGAACATCAACCTACAAAAACATTACAAAATCTCAGCACATACATGTAAGATATACACCCAAGTGATCCTATGTAAATAAGAAAAAGTAAAATGTTGTCAACAAGGAGCACCTGTAAGAATTCAACAAATGAGAGAAGACTTATTTATGAACAATTCAATGaggtattttatttgactaaattGATCGCATCTTAATGGAAGTGAACAGGCAGAGCTGTCAAGCACTGAATTAATAAGACTATAAATAAACCTACAGAAGACACACTGAATACTCCATGCACAAGGTAGTAAACAAAGTAAGACATTCCAAGCAGAAAGACAAATTTGGACGTTGATTGGATGTTGATCAAATGCACCACCAGAAAAGCTACCTAAAGAACAAGTAGATGCAACATGAAACACAAAACCACAGAGAAGAATCCTCATCTATAATgcagcttatcaaaagagaaactATCACACATGTCAAAAGGAAAACACAAGGCAGATATGAGCCATGAACAGAACATTCAATGGTCAGCAACGAAAATGCTAGAAAACAACTACATGACAGAAAACATACAACATGCAAAGTAGCATAATGCATACCCTAATATATTCTTTTTGTTCAGAAGTGGAAATTGCAGGAATTCCTAGAATATTagcaaatataaaataaattaatcataGCCAAAAATCTTCTCATCCAATCAGATAACCTGTCAGACTACCTTACCTAGTCATGTCCAAATAGAAGAGGCAAAAATTATCCTAGCAATGATATCACAACAAAGCTGTAAATGGGAGCTTTCAACACACAGTTACTCACAACGACAGTGCGCATTATTAGTCATAAAAGGAGGAGTTGGGCAACCTGATGTGACGCTGCCTGATCAGGACGCGAGCGTGGTGGATGGACTTGGCCATCCCGGACTTGAAGACGAGCGTTTGAAGGCGGCGCTCCAGGAAGTTCTCGACGGTGAGCGCGAGAACGTAGTCGAGCTTGTTCTGGCCCTCCTCGAGGAGGCCGTACCGGTTCATCCGGCGGAGCAGGGCCTCGCCCTCAAAGATTCGGCGGGGGTTCTTCTCGTCGAGCGTCAGCAGATCCCTGGCGGCGTTCCGGATACGGCTGAGCGCGTATTGCACCCTCCACAGCTCGCGCTTGCACCGGAGCCCGTACTCCCCCACCAGCTTCAGCTCCGCGTCCAGCCGCTCCTTCTCGTACGGGCGGCGGGGCTTCTTGAAGGTCTTCCCATCTGCCAAACATCATCCACATTTACTAGGGCTTCTCGATCAGATCTCGAATTCCGAAAACCTCCTCAAAAATTTGCGGACAAAAATCTTCTCAAATAATCCCTATCAAATCCAAAGTATCAGATCATAGATTAACGAAGAGAGGGGCTTACAGTTGCGGTAGAAACTGACATGAACCATGGCTGGTCTGCCGCCGCCGTCTCCGGTTCTCGCCTCAAACGATTAAGAGTGCAACCGAGGGCGATTCGGCAAAAAGGTACCATTTTATACGTAGGTATTCCAAAACCCTAAACGTTGCCACACCGACGTCATTTCCCGGTAATTGGGCCGGACTTTGAAATAGGCCCATTTGTTTTCATAGGCTTCTGATGGGCACGTTGCGATGCATTATTCCAGGTCTCTCTCCCGTTCAAATAAAGATTATAAATTTCAATAagtcaaattttattttcaatcTATTTGATTGCTTAAATTTTAGAGATTTAGTTTAATAATACATAAGTAATCAAATTTAGATTTTAGTATGATAAAATTTATAAGTATTATATCACcattaaataataattataatatcaaaAGTTGTCAGACACAAAGAGGGGGTTCGGAGCCAattgagattcatttgtagatttATTACATATTAAA is from Musa acuminata AAA Group cultivar baxijiao chromosome BXJ3-8, Cavendish_Baxijiao_AAA, whole genome shotgun sequence and encodes:
- the LOC103993379 gene encoding probable esterase PIR7A, whose protein sequence is MEESGKKHFILVHGICQGAWCWYKLITLLRAAGHFVIAVDLGATGVDPQRLDELSSMDDYARPLFHAIASLPAHQKLVLVGHSFGGASVSLAMEKFPDKISVAVFVTAVMPSTTVAMAALTDEFFKGHPAEAYLDSKVSISSDPQNPSSRIEFGPEYMSNRLYQLSPAEDLTLGTLLVRPGSWFLGDLLRDGIVTEEKYGSVRRVFIVCKEDLAMAEGYQRWMIEASPGAEVEEIEGADHMVMLSKPADLCKLLLEIAARY
- the LOC103993378 gene encoding small ribosomal subunit protein uS4y, giving the protein MVHVSFYRNYGKTFKKPRRPYEKERLDAELKLVGEYGLRCKRELWRVQYALSRIRNAARDLLTLDEKNPRRIFEGEALLRRMNRYGLLEEGQNKLDYVLALTVENFLERRLQTLVFKSGMAKSIHHARVLIRQRHIRVGRQVVNIPSFMVRVDSAKHIDFSLTSPFGGGRPGRVKRKNQKAAAKKAAGGDGDEDDEE